The following proteins come from a genomic window of Acetobacteroides hydrogenigenes:
- a CDS encoding DUF3795 domain-containing protein yields the protein MNIPADKKRIAYCGLYCGACRRLLNGKCPGCADNAKATWCKVRSCCISNGIASCADCKTVGHQRCKLFNNFMAKLFGVLFNSDRAKCIERIKEVGYLAYAVEMADSRMQTLKRK from the coding sequence ATGAATATACCTGCCGATAAAAAGCGGATTGCCTACTGCGGTCTTTACTGCGGGGCTTGCAGGAGGTTACTTAACGGAAAGTGTCCCGGTTGTGCCGACAACGCGAAGGCTACCTGGTGTAAGGTGCGCTCGTGCTGTATAAGCAACGGTATCGCCAGCTGTGCCGACTGTAAGACGGTAGGGCATCAACGCTGCAAGCTCTTCAACAACTTTATGGCGAAGCTCTTTGGCGTGCTCTTTAACTCGGATAGGGCAAAGTGCATCGAGCGCATCAAGGAGGTAGGCTACCTGGCCTATGCTGTCGAGATGGCCGATAGCAGAATGCAAACCCTTAAGCGGAAGTAG
- a CDS encoding GyrI-like domain-containing protein: MELKIVESVLVCGIKVQTSLKSIMEFVGSTPDRLMAELAAQGIKPTGAQIWQYTGCDGNPETVFDLLICVPVEQRGQDRNGVAFLTLGSFRCACSMHEGSWNELGKAYEALMGEMVKGGLTMTTASREVYHRCDFENPQNCLTEIQLEVK; this comes from the coding sequence ATGGAATTAAAAATCGTAGAATCAGTACTAGTATGCGGCATCAAGGTGCAGACATCGCTAAAGAGTATCATGGAGTTTGTGGGCAGCACACCCGACAGGTTGATGGCCGAGCTGGCGGCGCAGGGTATTAAGCCAACCGGAGCCCAAATATGGCAGTACACGGGCTGTGATGGCAATCCCGAAACGGTGTTCGACCTGCTAATTTGTGTGCCGGTTGAACAGCGAGGGCAGGATAGGAACGGGGTCGCGTTTCTTACCCTAGGCTCGTTTAGGTGCGCCTGCTCCATGCACGAGGGCTCGTGGAACGAGCTTGGAAAGGCCTACGAGGCGCTGATGGGCGAAATGGTTAAGGGTGGGTTGACGATGACAACGGCATCGCGCGAGGTGTACCACCGGTGCGATTTTGAGAATCCGCAGAATTGCCTTACCGAGATTCAGCTCGAGGTAAAGTAG
- a CDS encoding alcohol dehydrogenase catalytic domain-containing protein — protein sequence MKAVTFNPTENTFAVRDLPFPKLGSNDVLVKVKACGLTPYDAKISLWKHMVPGMTDSWVPGLDVSGEVVEIGKKVTRWKPGDRVLYHGYMLRPHGGFAEYAVQNEEAILHNPILPHDIAAATPYAGWTAFRGIKEMLNLRSADSLLIIGGSEEVGSFATQIASYIGVKKIIVTCPKENFSFVKEMGATHIIDQNKDDIVKKVMEYTDGIGANKAIDTIGPDYDIIAANALSFNGHLLELSGYVRPSKYDDAFLKSLSFHQFSIGGGYGYGIRGLLSILETGRCVMDLVERSLIDVPLKKIISLEEVPHHLMEMFRGKTVGKIVMEIKGK from the coding sequence ATGAAAGCGGTAACGTTCAATCCCACAGAAAACACCTTTGCGGTCAGAGATCTTCCCTTTCCGAAGCTCGGCAGCAACGATGTACTCGTTAAGGTAAAAGCCTGCGGGCTTACCCCCTACGATGCAAAAATCTCGCTTTGGAAGCACATGGTTCCAGGCATGACGGACTCGTGGGTGCCCGGGCTCGACGTCTCGGGCGAGGTGGTCGAGATCGGCAAAAAGGTAACCCGATGGAAACCCGGCGACCGGGTGCTCTACCACGGCTACATGCTCCGCCCGCACGGTGGGTTCGCCGAGTATGCCGTGCAAAACGAGGAAGCCATCCTGCACAATCCGATTCTCCCCCACGACATTGCCGCCGCCACCCCCTACGCCGGATGGACCGCCTTTAGGGGAATAAAAGAGATGCTCAACCTTCGATCGGCCGACTCGCTGCTCATAATTGGAGGGTCGGAAGAGGTTGGCAGCTTTGCAACCCAAATCGCCAGCTACATCGGGGTAAAGAAAATAATCGTCACCTGTCCGAAGGAGAACTTTTCATTCGTTAAGGAGATGGGTGCAACCCATATCATCGACCAAAACAAGGATGACATAGTAAAGAAGGTTATGGAGTATACCGATGGGATTGGAGCCAACAAGGCAATTGATACCATCGGGCCAGACTACGACATCATAGCCGCCAACGCGCTCTCCTTTAACGGTCACCTACTCGAACTCTCGGGATACGTAAGGCCCTCAAAGTACGACGATGCCTTTTTAAAGTCGCTCAGTTTCCACCAGTTTAGCATTGGAGGCGGCTATGGCTACGGCATCCGAGGGCTGCTATCCATACTCGAAACAGGCCGATGCGTAATGGATCTCGTAGAACGAAGCCTTATTGACGTTCCGCTGAAAAAGATAATCTCGTTGGAAGAGGTTCCTCACCACCTCATGGAGATGTTTAGGGGGAAAACGGTAGGTAAAATTGTGATGGAGATAAAAGGGAAATAG
- the arfB gene encoding alternative ribosome rescue aminoacyl-tRNA hydrolase ArfB, which produces MYSNIRNRDFLPELTFSASRSSGAGGQNVNKVNTKVELRFDIASSSILTEEEKNRLLTKLAKRLTQEGILIIVSQTERTQLKNKAQCLMKFYELLESALTVQKKRKQTKPTLASKAKKMENKKRQSERKASRRSIEY; this is translated from the coding sequence ATGTACAGCAACATTCGCAATAGAGATTTTCTACCGGAGCTCACCTTTAGCGCCTCGCGCAGCAGCGGAGCCGGAGGACAGAACGTAAATAAGGTAAACACCAAGGTCGAACTTCGATTCGACATTGCCAGCTCATCCATCCTTACCGAAGAGGAAAAAAATCGGCTACTCACCAAACTCGCCAAACGGTTAACCCAAGAAGGAATCCTTATTATCGTCTCGCAAACCGAGCGCACCCAGCTAAAGAATAAGGCCCAGTGCTTGATGAAATTTTACGAACTATTGGAGAGTGCCCTAACGGTTCAAAAGAAGAGGAAGCAAACGAAGCCTACGCTAGCCTCAAAGGCAAAGAAGATGGAAAACAAGAAGCGCCAATCGGAGCGTAAAGCATCAAGGCGTTCGATAGAATACTAG
- a CDS encoding adenylate kinase codes for MEILILFGAPFSGKGTQGEILAQKTGYLHVSTGDILRTQRKMHTSLGLKAESYIRQGHLVPDDLLDELIEDEIIKCKKGKGIILDGYPRTINQAYTLHLLAQKHGVAIRRVLFLDVPHEVLIARGIHRGKTSDRIDDKDPDVMNKRIEIYHSETKPVGKYYVDRNLSVTISGIGEVEEVAERILASI; via the coding sequence ATGGAAATACTCATACTGTTTGGTGCTCCTTTTTCGGGAAAGGGAACTCAAGGCGAAATTCTAGCCCAGAAGACAGGTTACCTGCATGTTTCAACAGGCGATATTCTCCGTACCCAGCGCAAGATGCATACATCATTAGGGCTAAAAGCAGAATCGTATATACGGCAGGGTCATTTAGTGCCAGACGACCTGCTCGATGAGCTAATAGAAGACGAGATCATCAAGTGTAAAAAAGGTAAGGGTATTATTTTAGACGGCTATCCTCGAACCATCAACCAAGCATACACGCTGCATCTGCTTGCTCAAAAGCATGGCGTTGCAATACGTCGGGTGCTTTTCTTAGACGTACCTCACGAGGTGCTTATTGCAAGAGGAATACATAGAGGAAAAACGTCGGATAGGATTGACGATAAAGATCCCGATGTAATGAATAAGCGCATCGAAATATACCATAGCGAAACCAAGCCAGTAGGCAAGTACTACGTCGATAGGAATTTGTCGGTTACCATTAGTGGTATTGGCGAGGTTGAAGAAGTTGCAGAGAGAATTCTTGCTAGTATTTAA
- a CDS encoding TonB-dependent receptor plug domain-containing protein, with protein MDFKSLKKERSAFMKVNLSSFLGFMLLSLVSVEGVAQNDTTAIASSKELDEVIVKATQRKNTFSKLTRVVATITKEDLKVSPIHSVADVLSYAAGVDIRTRGPIGVQADISVRGGSFDQVLILLNGVNITDPQTGHHNLNLPVDISAIERIEILQGPGARSFGPNAFSGAINFITASSTNHQTRVSVAGGDFGFLSLGAITSASKGNFGVFVSANRQQSSGYVNNTDFEVNSYYGSFTYKNKKIGDVELSTGVQDKGFGANSFYSVKYPNEYEATKTYFSSLRWGKDFGIFNLSATGYWRRHFDRFELFRYDPLPFYKFHNYHRTDIYGGNLKLTVFSLLGKTLVGTELREEEILSNVLGNTLSKPVKIIGTNLFYTNGVDRLNTSAFLEHSCSFKNLFLSAGLMFNHSNDFGSSWYWGTDASYIFGGSGLKVFASANQSYRLPTFTDLYYKSAVHDGNPNLKPEKAITYEGGIKYEKGAWMGQVVAYRRLADNSIDRVKLPTDAKTTTRNLTDIHTTGVELTAAYNPNRKVLKAITASYTYQTQDKSSNEYISMYVLDYLTYKGTLSGTVGLAKDLSLNVRGCYQDRKGTYTNPNGVEVAYSPFFTLDAKLMYTYRAFSIFAEASNVLGERYYDLGNIPQPLRWFKGGIAVTF; from the coding sequence GCGTGGCTCAAAACGATACGACTGCTATTGCATCGTCCAAAGAGCTTGATGAGGTTATTGTTAAAGCTACCCAGCGTAAGAATACATTCTCGAAGCTTACACGTGTTGTTGCGACAATCACTAAAGAAGATTTAAAGGTTTCGCCTATCCATAGCGTTGCTGATGTTCTGTCGTATGCGGCAGGTGTAGACATAAGAACCCGCGGACCTATTGGTGTTCAGGCCGACATATCGGTTAGAGGTGGATCTTTTGATCAGGTGCTGATTCTTCTGAACGGTGTAAATATTACCGATCCTCAAACTGGACATCATAACCTAAACTTGCCCGTTGACATTTCAGCAATTGAGCGAATTGAGATACTTCAAGGGCCGGGAGCCCGTAGCTTTGGTCCAAATGCTTTTAGCGGTGCTATCAACTTTATAACCGCTTCATCTACTAATCATCAAACGCGCGTTAGCGTTGCTGGTGGCGATTTTGGATTCCTCTCGCTTGGTGCAATAACGTCTGCCAGTAAGGGCAATTTTGGCGTATTTGTGTCTGCCAACCGCCAGCAATCCTCGGGCTACGTAAATAATACCGATTTTGAGGTTAATAGCTACTACGGCAGCTTTACCTACAAAAACAAAAAGATCGGCGATGTAGAGTTAAGTACAGGGGTACAGGATAAGGGATTTGGCGCTAATAGCTTTTACTCTGTAAAGTATCCAAACGAGTACGAGGCTACCAAAACCTACTTTAGCAGCCTTCGTTGGGGGAAAGATTTTGGCATTTTCAACCTTTCGGCGACCGGTTACTGGCGTAGGCATTTCGACCGTTTTGAACTTTTTCGATACGATCCTCTGCCTTTTTACAAGTTTCACAACTACCATAGAACTGATATTTATGGGGGAAACCTAAAACTCACCGTTTTTTCGCTGTTAGGAAAGACACTAGTTGGAACCGAGCTGCGCGAAGAGGAGATACTCTCTAACGTTTTGGGGAATACGCTAAGCAAACCCGTTAAAATTATTGGCACTAACCTATTTTACACGAATGGCGTTGATAGGCTCAACACAAGCGCTTTTTTGGAGCATTCCTGCAGCTTCAAAAACCTCTTTCTTTCGGCGGGTTTAATGTTTAACCATTCCAACGATTTTGGAAGCAGCTGGTATTGGGGGACTGATGCAAGCTACATTTTTGGAGGTTCTGGCTTAAAGGTATTCGCATCAGCTAACCAGTCATACCGATTGCCAACGTTTACCGATTTGTACTATAAGAGTGCAGTTCACGATGGAAATCCCAATCTAAAACCCGAAAAGGCGATCACCTACGAAGGAGGCATTAAGTACGAGAAGGGTGCTTGGATGGGGCAGGTTGTTGCTTATCGTCGTTTGGCCGATAACTCAATAGATAGGGTAAAGTTGCCTACCGATGCAAAAACTACGACCCGAAACCTTACCGATATTCATACAACAGGGGTTGAGCTTACTGCTGCGTATAATCCGAACCGTAAAGTATTGAAGGCAATCACAGCGTCGTACACCTATCAAACTCAGGATAAGAGTAGCAACGAGTATATATCCATGTACGTGCTCGATTACCTTACCTATAAGGGTACCCTATCGGGAACTGTTGGACTTGCAAAAGATCTTTCGTTGAACGTTAGGGGGTGCTACCAGGATAGAAAAGGAACCTATACAAATCCCAATGGGGTGGAGGTTGCATACTCTCCATTCTTTACCCTAGATGCGAAGTTGATGTACACCTATAGAGCCTTCTCGATATTTGCAGAGGCTTCCAATGTATTGGGCGAACGCTACTACGATCTAGGAAATATTCCTCAACCGCTGAGGTGGTTTAAGGGTGGAATTGCGGTAACTTTTTAA